One window of the Pirellulales bacterium genome contains the following:
- a CDS encoding DnaJ domain-containing protein: MTAPHEVLGVPADADEAAVRSRYLQLVRENPPERAPERFAEIRAAYDDLRNPRRRLERQLFSSQTSDSFEALQATLLARLRSGRVPMDVLLSLAEGP; the protein is encoded by the coding sequence ATGACCGCTCCCCATGAAGTGCTGGGCGTGCCGGCCGACGCCGACGAGGCCGCCGTCCGCAGCCGCTATTTGCAATTGGTCCGCGAGAATCCGCCCGAACGGGCGCCTGAACGGTTCGCCGAGATTCGCGCGGCCTACGACGATCTGCGCAATCCCCGGCGCCGGCTGGAGCGGCAACTGTTTTCTTCTCAAACGAGCGACTCGTTCGAGGCGTTGCAGGCCACGCTGCTGGCCCGGCTGCGCTCGGGCCGAGTGCCGATGGACGTCTTGCTTTCGCTGGCCGAGGGACCATGA
- a CDS encoding polyhydroxyalkanoic acid system family protein codes for MPRITITVPHQLGQQVAAERLQSFLVRLKEKHQDQVSNLEEEWSENSLKFGFKTFGFQFQGTGNVSDSEAKIDVDLPFAAMIFKGKIESEMRETLTRVLKS; via the coding sequence ATGCCGAGAATCACCATTACCGTTCCGCACCAACTGGGTCAGCAGGTCGCCGCCGAGCGGTTGCAGAGCTTTCTGGTCAGGCTGAAAGAAAAGCACCAGGACCAGGTGAGCAATCTCGAAGAGGAGTGGAGCGAAAACTCGTTGAAGTTCGGCTTCAAGACGTTCGGCTTTCAGTTTCAAGGGACGGGCAACGTCAGCGACTCGGAAGCCAAAATCGACGTCGACCTCCCTTTTGCCGCGATGATATTCAAGGGAAAGATCGAAAGCGAGATGCGCGAGACGCTCACCCGCGTATTGAAATCGTGA
- the grpE gene encoding nucleotide exchange factor GrpE, giving the protein MIDGVLDDEQLLRRFGRWLREARIEAERADQNGAATAADGQPAVADVGLFRLVEEFTALKHEVKLQTRSSRGLEEQSATLVDSLRQAIEALRSIGPKEEQAAWSAGKALALALAELDDSLDRGRQQTEKAVLRLTSEPGEAVGLAAEFFAAQSWFARLLHRDYHRRLLESFEQADRPPQRAALLEALLDGYRLIQKRLTQILADEGVMRIDTVGCTVDPERMVVVEVADDPGMPGGTVCDELRRGYTWKGRVLRYAEVRATRL; this is encoded by the coding sequence ATGATCGACGGCGTCCTTGACGACGAGCAGCTCTTGCGGCGGTTTGGCCGTTGGCTGCGCGAAGCGCGCATCGAAGCGGAGCGGGCCGACCAGAACGGCGCCGCCACGGCGGCCGACGGCCAACCCGCCGTCGCCGACGTCGGTCTCTTCCGCCTGGTCGAAGAGTTCACCGCGCTGAAGCACGAGGTGAAGCTGCAAACCCGCAGCTCCCGCGGCCTGGAAGAGCAGTCCGCGACGCTCGTCGACTCGTTGCGGCAGGCCATCGAGGCCTTGCGTTCCATCGGGCCCAAGGAAGAGCAGGCGGCGTGGTCGGCCGGCAAGGCCCTGGCCCTGGCCTTGGCGGAGTTGGACGATTCCCTCGACCGCGGCCGCCAGCAAACCGAGAAGGCCGTCTTGCGTCTCACCAGCGAGCCGGGCGAGGCCGTCGGGCTGGCGGCCGAGTTCTTCGCCGCACAGTCGTGGTTTGCCCGGCTGCTGCACCGTGACTATCACCGACGACTGCTGGAATCGTTCGAGCAAGCCGATCGGCCGCCGCAGCGCGCGGCCCTTTTGGAAGCCCTGCTCGACGGCTATCGCTTGATTCAAAAACGCCTGACCCAGATCCTGGCGGACGAAGGCGTGATGCGGATTGACACCGTAGGCTGCACCGTCGATCCGGAACGGATGGTGGTGGTGGAAGTGGCCGACGATCCGGGCATGCCGGGCGGCACGGTCTGCGACGAATTGCGACGCGGCTACACTTGGAAAGGCCGCGTGCTTCGCTATGCTGAAGTGCGCGCCACGCGGCTGTGA
- the fliM gene encoding flagellar motor switch protein FliM encodes MPGDVLSQAEVESLLSAVDGGAAASTASAPARASAAAPPPMPTSLRGRDKVTPYDFKRPERVGKDQMRALQTLHEGFGRNFGAALSALLRSIVEVKLTSVDQLTYSEFVFSLENPTCFNLLKADPLEGNLILDINPSILYPIIDRLLGGGRESGPLARRPLTEIELRLVRRITDLFLEELRRAWENVLNLDLAVVRVESNPQLVQIVPPNEVVVLISFELTVGDVRGMMNLCIPFNSLERISNKLSSNSWVAYGRREATPESIQQISRNLQGSLIELSVQLAHTRLSTTDLIGLRVGDIITTEKDVRAPLLVEVEGVAKFHARPGAYKARKAICIEAAAQAVPR; translated from the coding sequence ATGCCGGGAGACGTTTTAAGTCAGGCGGAAGTCGAGAGTCTGCTGAGCGCCGTGGATGGCGGAGCCGCGGCGTCGACGGCATCCGCGCCGGCGCGGGCGTCCGCCGCGGCCCCGCCGCCCATGCCGACGTCGCTGCGCGGCCGCGACAAGGTGACGCCCTATGATTTCAAGCGTCCCGAACGCGTCGGCAAAGACCAGATGCGCGCCCTGCAGACGCTGCACGAAGGGTTCGGCCGCAACTTCGGCGCGGCACTCTCGGCCCTGCTGCGCTCGATCGTCGAAGTGAAGCTGACCAGCGTCGATCAGCTTACCTACAGCGAATTCGTTTTCAGTCTTGAGAATCCGACCTGCTTCAACTTGCTCAAGGCCGACCCGCTGGAAGGGAACCTGATTCTCGACATCAATCCGTCGATCCTGTATCCGATCATCGACCGATTGTTGGGCGGCGGACGCGAGAGCGGCCCGCTGGCACGGCGGCCGCTGACGGAGATCGAGTTGCGGCTGGTCCGGCGGATTACCGACCTGTTTTTGGAAGAGCTGCGCCGCGCCTGGGAAAACGTGCTGAATCTTGATCTGGCGGTGGTCCGCGTCGAAAGCAACCCGCAGTTGGTGCAGATCGTGCCGCCCAACGAAGTCGTCGTGCTGATCAGCTTCGAGCTGACGGTGGGCGACGTGCGGGGCATGATGAACCTCTGCATCCCCTTCAACTCTCTGGAACGGATCAGCAACAAGCTTTCATCGAATAGTTGGGTGGCTTACGGTCGCCGGGAGGCCACGCCCGAAAGCATCCAGCAAATCAGCCGCAACCTGCAAGGATCGCTGATCGAGCTGAGCGTGCAGCTTGCGCACACGCGGCTCTCGACCACGGACCTGATTGGTCTCCGCGTGGGCGACATTATCACGACCGAAAAAGACGTTCGCGCGCCGCTGCTGGTGGAAGTGGAAGGCGTGGCCAAATTCCACGCGCGGCCGGGCGCCTACAAGGCGCGCAAGGCGATCTGCATCGAAGCCGCGGCACAAGCGGTTCCTCGTTGA
- a CDS encoding sugar phosphate isomerase/epimerase family protein, producing MEVWPIGVFASIDAGLGVKLEVARELGVPTIQLHAPAQPSRTPEQAKAFLGRLKEVGIILTAVFGGFEGESYADIPTVVKTVGLVPRETRAARTREMKEIADFAELLGCPVVALHLGFVPHDAGDPLYREVLDVTRDVCDHCRGHGQALHLETGQEPADALLRFIEDVGRDNLFVNFDPANMILYGSGEPIAALKRVGRYVKSVHCKDGTWAKRPGKEWGIEVPLGQGDVGFENYLRTLQEVGYTGPLTIEREIPQEPERQKAEIGHAVRLLTELKAKLVSG from the coding sequence ATGGAAGTCTGGCCGATCGGCGTTTTTGCCAGCATCGACGCGGGACTGGGAGTCAAGCTGGAAGTCGCCCGCGAGCTGGGCGTGCCTACGATTCAACTCCACGCCCCGGCCCAGCCCAGCCGCACGCCCGAACAGGCCAAGGCGTTTCTCGGCCGGCTGAAAGAGGTCGGCATTATTTTGACCGCCGTCTTTGGCGGTTTCGAGGGCGAAAGCTACGCCGATATTCCGACCGTCGTGAAAACGGTGGGCCTGGTGCCGCGTGAGACCCGTGCCGCCCGAACGCGCGAGATGAAAGAGATCGCCGACTTTGCCGAGTTGCTCGGCTGCCCGGTGGTGGCCTTGCACCTGGGGTTCGTGCCGCACGACGCCGGCGACCCGCTTTATCGCGAAGTGCTGGATGTGACGCGCGATGTTTGCGACCACTGCCGCGGCCACGGCCAGGCGCTGCACCTGGAAACGGGCCAGGAGCCGGCCGACGCCTTGCTGCGGTTCATCGAAGACGTCGGCCGCGACAACCTGTTCGTCAACTTCGATCCCGCGAACATGATTTTGTACGGTTCCGGCGAGCCGATCGCCGCCTTGAAGCGTGTCGGCCGCTACGTGAAGAGCGTACATTGCAAGGACGGCACTTGGGCCAAGCGGCCCGGCAAGGAGTGGGGCATTGAGGTGCCGCTCGGCCAAGGTGACGTTGGCTTTGAGAATTACTTGCGGACGCTGCAAGAAGTCGGCTACACTGGCCCCTTGACGATCGAGCGTGAGATACCGCAAGAACCCGAGCGTCAAAAGGCCGAGATCGGCCACGCGGTCCGGCTGCTGACGGAGTTGAAGGCCAAGTTGGTTAGTGGTTAG
- a CDS encoding Hsp70 family protein, whose product MDVIIGIDLGTTNSEVAVIQQGRPTVLADEGDPILPSVVGLDAEGRLLVGKAARNQYVMAPERTVRSIKRKMGQEVTVSLGEQSFTPQEISAMVLRTLKQRAEKVLGQTVTKAVITVPAFFTEVQRDATRLAGELAGLEVMRIINEPTAAVLTYDPHPAEMERLLVYDLGGGTFDVSIAQVEQGVVEILSSHGDTQLGGDDFDQRLLDFVCDRFRSEHGIDLRESPVARSRLLNAVEEAKKRLSFEPVVTVEEAFIAEKSGVPLNLRVEVTREEYEGLIEPLLAKTLKCVDDALTDARLQAEQIRKVLLVGGATRTPLVHQMLQTRLGRPVHAEIEPDLAVAMGAAVQAGLIAGIDVGPVLVDITPRTLGIEALGQIEGFMSPYCFSPIIERNTPLPAVRTEIYSTNYDYQTEARIRVFQGEDGDTRFNERVGEMMVQGLAKVPSPNEILVRMELDLNGILRVTATERATGLAKQVVIDNMTERFRQRESVDALERLDALFGTSARPEAGESYLDVTAAPVEIEDPALREAIEQAETLIAKSGRAEQGANEEDADELKALVMDLRAAVSRRSLDDITRICAEVEDLVFYLQGN is encoded by the coding sequence ATGGACGTCATCATCGGCATCGACCTGGGTACGACGAATAGCGAGGTGGCGGTCATCCAACAAGGCCGTCCGACCGTGCTGGCCGACGAGGGAGACCCGATTCTGCCCTCGGTGGTCGGCCTCGATGCGGAGGGCCGTCTGCTGGTGGGCAAGGCCGCCCGAAACCAGTACGTCATGGCGCCCGAGCGCACCGTCCGCTCGATCAAGCGCAAGATGGGCCAGGAGGTGACGGTCTCGCTGGGCGAGCAGTCGTTCACGCCGCAAGAGATCTCGGCCATGGTGCTGCGGACGCTGAAACAACGGGCGGAAAAAGTGCTGGGACAGACGGTGACGAAGGCGGTCATCACGGTGCCGGCGTTTTTCACCGAAGTGCAGCGCGACGCCACGCGGCTGGCGGGCGAGTTGGCCGGGCTGGAGGTGATGCGGATCATCAACGAGCCGACGGCCGCCGTCCTGACCTACGATCCGCACCCCGCCGAGATGGAGCGGCTGCTGGTTTACGATTTGGGCGGCGGAACGTTCGACGTCTCGATCGCCCAGGTCGAGCAAGGCGTGGTCGAGATACTTTCCAGCCACGGCGACACGCAGCTCGGCGGCGACGACTTCGACCAGCGGCTGTTGGATTTCGTCTGCGACCGCTTTCGAAGCGAGCACGGCATCGACCTGCGCGAGTCGCCGGTGGCCCGCTCGCGGCTGCTCAACGCCGTTGAAGAAGCCAAGAAGCGGCTCTCCTTCGAGCCGGTGGTGACCGTCGAGGAAGCGTTCATCGCCGAGAAGTCGGGCGTGCCATTGAACCTGCGCGTGGAGGTCACGCGCGAGGAATACGAGGGGCTGATCGAGCCGCTGCTGGCCAAAACGCTGAAGTGTGTCGACGACGCGCTCACCGACGCCCGGCTGCAAGCCGAGCAGATTCGCAAAGTGCTGCTGGTGGGCGGTGCCACGCGCACGCCGCTGGTGCATCAGATGCTGCAGACCCGCTTGGGCCGTCCGGTCCACGCCGAAATCGAGCCCGACCTGGCGGTGGCGATGGGCGCGGCGGTGCAGGCCGGGCTGATCGCCGGCATCGATGTCGGCCCGGTGCTGGTCGACATCACTCCACGGACCTTGGGCATCGAGGCGCTCGGCCAAATCGAAGGCTTCATGTCGCCTTACTGTTTTTCGCCCATCATCGAGCGCAACACGCCGTTGCCCGCCGTCCGCACCGAGATTTACTCGACCAACTATGATTATCAGACGGAAGCCCGCATCCGCGTCTTTCAGGGCGAAGACGGCGATACACGCTTCAATGAGCGGGTGGGCGAGATGATGGTTCAGGGACTGGCCAAGGTTCCTTCGCCGAACGAGATCCTGGTGCGGATGGAGCTCGACCTGAACGGCATCCTGCGAGTGACGGCGACGGAGCGCGCCACGGGCCTGGCGAAGCAGGTGGTGATCGACAATATGACGGAGCGTTTTCGGCAGCGAGAGAGCGTCGATGCCTTGGAACGGCTGGATGCGTTGTTTGGAACGTCCGCCCGGCCAGAAGCGGGCGAATCGTACCTCGACGTGACCGCCGCACCGGTCGAAATAGAAGACCCCGCGCTGCGGGAAGCGATCGAACAAGCCGAGACGTTGATTGCCAAGTCGGGCCGGGCCGAGCAGGGCGCCAACGAAGAAGACGCCGACGAACTGAAGGCGCTCGTCATGGACCTGCGGGCGGCGGTTTCGCGGCGGTCGCTGGACGACATCACCCGGATTTGCGCGGAAGTGGAAGATTTGGTGTTCTATCTGCAAGGCAACTAA
- a CDS encoding glutamate-5-semialdehyde dehydrogenase: MGELLSAVLEDVFRCPTCRAAQELGEVCRRCKCDLRLVQEAVQTYGVHRARCLSALRAGDLPAALAHARVCQRLDPRSESVKLLAVCALLSGDWETALSAARQAGDDGFLESETAPTGIDAHPGLNDTLKVEPPAESPTGVEQDNRIPAKDLDVVAVAELETSLHEYCVDVAMRAHNAAADLARAGAGPKNDFLRRGAALLRSRAAELMEANELDLAAAPDFGLTAAQINRLWLTPKVIESMAAGLEEVAALPEPIGEVIDSSVRPNGLEVLKVRVPLGVVFFIYESRPNVTADAAAICVKSGNAVILRGGKEAAHSNRAIAELLVEAAVAAGLPADAVQLVTTADREAVGHFLALDKYITVAIPRGGEGLIRRVAAEAKMPVIKHFTGNCHVYVDASADLDMAERITVNAKCQRMGVCNAAESLVVHSEVAHAFLPRIGQALAERGIELRADERARELLPGALAAGDEDFAAEYLGPTMSVKIVDSLDEAVRHIDRFGSQHTEAIVTSDLAAAREFVARVDSSAVIVNASTRFNDGGQFGLGAEIGISTDKLHARGPCGVKELTSYKYVVYGNGQVRE, translated from the coding sequence ATGGGTGAGTTATTGAGCGCGGTTCTCGAAGATGTCTTCCGTTGTCCGACGTGCCGCGCCGCGCAGGAACTGGGTGAAGTCTGCCGGCGTTGCAAGTGCGACTTGCGACTCGTCCAGGAGGCGGTGCAGACTTACGGCGTCCATCGCGCGCGTTGCCTGTCGGCGCTTCGCGCCGGCGACCTCCCGGCCGCGCTGGCGCATGCCCGTGTTTGCCAGCGTCTCGACCCCCGCAGCGAATCAGTCAAATTGCTCGCCGTGTGTGCTCTGCTCTCCGGCGACTGGGAAACCGCCCTGAGCGCCGCCCGGCAAGCCGGCGACGACGGTTTTTTGGAAAGCGAGACGGCCCCTACCGGAATTGACGCCCACCCCGGATTGAACGATACTTTGAAGGTGGAACCGCCGGCGGAATCGCCGACCGGAGTGGAACAAGATAACCGCATACCTGCCAAGGACTTAGACGTTGTGGCTGTCGCTGAATTAGAAACCAGCCTGCATGAGTACTGTGTCGACGTGGCGATGCGGGCCCACAATGCGGCGGCCGATTTGGCCCGTGCGGGCGCCGGTCCAAAGAACGATTTTCTCAGGCGCGGAGCGGCGCTGTTGCGGTCGCGCGCGGCGGAACTGATGGAGGCCAACGAGCTCGATCTGGCGGCCGCCCCCGACTTTGGCCTCACTGCGGCGCAGATCAATCGCTTGTGGCTCACCCCGAAGGTGATCGAGTCGATGGCCGCGGGCTTGGAAGAAGTCGCCGCGCTGCCGGAGCCGATCGGCGAGGTGATCGATTCGTCGGTCCGGCCCAACGGGCTCGAAGTGCTGAAGGTGCGCGTGCCCCTGGGGGTCGTGTTTTTCATCTATGAATCGCGTCCCAACGTGACGGCCGACGCCGCGGCGATCTGCGTCAAGAGCGGCAACGCGGTCATCCTTCGCGGCGGAAAAGAAGCGGCCCATTCCAATCGGGCCATCGCGGAGTTGCTGGTCGAGGCCGCCGTCGCCGCGGGACTGCCCGCCGACGCCGTACAGCTCGTGACGACGGCCGACCGCGAAGCCGTCGGGCACTTTTTGGCATTGGACAAATACATTACGGTGGCCATCCCGCGCGGCGGCGAAGGGCTGATTCGCCGCGTGGCCGCCGAAGCCAAGATGCCGGTCATCAAGCATTTCACCGGCAACTGCCACGTCTATGTCGATGCATCCGCCGATCTCGACATGGCCGAGCGGATCACCGTCAATGCCAAGTGTCAGCGGATGGGTGTCTGCAACGCGGCGGAGTCGCTCGTGGTGCATTCCGAGGTGGCGCACGCGTTCTTGCCGCGCATCGGCCAAGCGCTGGCGGAGCGGGGAATCGAGTTGCGGGCCGATGAGCGAGCGCGGGAGCTGCTGCCCGGCGCCCTTGCCGCCGGCGACGAGGACTTTGCGGCCGAATACCTGGGCCCGACCATGTCGGTCAAGATCGTCGATTCACTCGACGAAGCCGTGCGGCACATCGACCGCTTCGGATCGCAGCACACCGAGGCGATCGTCACCTCCGACCTGGCCGCGGCCCGCGAGTTCGTGGCCCGCGTCGACAGTTCGGCCGTGATCGTGAATGCCAGCACGCGGTTCAACGACGGCGGGCAGTTCGGCCTCGGCGCGGAGATCGGCATCAGCACCGACAAGCTGCACGCGCGCGGCCCCTGCGGCGTCAAGGAATTGACGAGCTACAAGTATGTCGTCTACGGGAACGGGCAAGTGAGAGAATAG
- a CDS encoding molybdenum cofactor guanylyltransferase has translation MTTIGAIVLCGGQSRRMGRPKAWLEFGPEKMLQRVVRLVGTVAERVTVVAAPHQPLPTIPASVSIVCDRVEGRGPLAGLAAGFSALSGHVDLAYATATDVPYLQPRWITRLAELIGEHDLAIPFVDGFHHPLAALYRVSAVCAEVDRLLALGRGPASLVDAVKTRIVTAEELRGVDPTLATLRNLNTPEDYQRALCHFDFGR, from the coding sequence ATGACAACCATCGGCGCGATAGTTCTCTGTGGCGGTCAAAGTCGCCGCATGGGCCGGCCAAAAGCCTGGCTCGAATTTGGACCGGAGAAGATGCTCCAGCGGGTCGTGCGGCTGGTCGGGACGGTCGCCGAGCGGGTGACCGTGGTCGCGGCCCCACATCAGCCGCTGCCGACAATACCCGCGAGCGTGTCGATTGTTTGCGATCGCGTCGAGGGTCGCGGACCGCTGGCGGGACTTGCCGCCGGTTTCTCGGCTCTCTCCGGACACGTGGACCTGGCCTACGCCACGGCGACCGATGTGCCGTACTTGCAGCCGCGCTGGATCACGCGCCTGGCCGAGCTGATCGGCGAGCACGATCTGGCGATTCCCTTTGTGGACGGCTTCCACCATCCGCTGGCCGCGCTGTACCGCGTGAGCGCCGTCTGTGCGGAGGTCGATCGCCTGTTGGCTTTAGGCCGGGGGCCCGCATCTTTGGTAGACGCGGTGAAGACGCGCATCGTGACGGCCGAAGAGCTGCGCGGCGTCGACCCGACGCTGGCCACGCTGCGCAACCTGAACACTCCGGAAGACTATCAACGGGCGCTTTGCCATTTCGATTTTGGCCGCTAG